Proteins encoded together in one Solanum lycopersicum chromosome 7, SLM_r2.1 window:
- the GAME1 gene encoding UDP-galactosyltransferase precursor (The RefSeq protein has 8 substitutions compared to this genomic sequence): MAGENLHVLFLPFLSAGHFIPLVNAARLFASRGVKATILTTPHNALLFRSTIEDDVRISGFPISIVTIKFPSAEVGLPEGIESFNSATSPEMPHKVFYALYLLQKPMEDKIRELHPDCIFSDMYYPWTVDLAEELHIPRILYNLSAYMCYSIMHNLKLYRPHKQPDLDESQSFVVPGLPDEIKFKLSQLTEDLRKPEDQKSVFDELLEKVRVSEERSYGIVHDTFYELEPAYINYYQKLKKPKCWHFGPLSHFASKIRSKELITEHNNNDIVVDWLNAQKPKSVLYVSFGSMARFPENQLNEIAQALHASNVPFIFVLRPNEETASWLPVGNFEDKTKKGLFIVGWVPQLTIMEHPATGGFMTHCGTNSVLEAITFGVPMITWPLYADQFYNEKVVEVNGLGIKIGIDVWNDGIEITGPVIGSAKIREAIERLMSSNDSEEIMNIRDRVMAMSKMAQDATDEGGSSWNNLTALIQHIKNFNLN; this comes from the coding sequence ATGGCAGGCGAAAACCTCCATGTTCTGTTCCTTCCGTTCTTGTCCGCTGGTCATTTCATCCCATTAGTTAACGCGGCAAGGCTATTCGCCTCCCGCGGTGTTAAAGCCACAATCCTCACTACCCCTCATAACGCCTCACTTTTCAGATCTACTATTGAAGACGATGTTCGAATTTCTGGATTTCCCATTTCTATTGTAACTATAAAATTCCCCTCTGCTGAAGTTGGGTTGCCTGAAGGGATTGAGAGCTTTAACTCTGCCACTTCACCTGAAATGCCCCATAAAGTATTTTATGCTCTTTCTCTTCTACAAAAGCCAATGGAAGATAAGATTCGTCAACTCCATCCTGATTGCATTTTTTCTGATATGTATTACCCTTGGACGGTAGATCTTGCTGAGGACCTTCACATCCCTCGTATTTTGTACAATTTATCTGCTTACATGTGCTACAGCATTATGCACAATCTTAAGCTTTACAGACCTCACAAGCAGCCTAATCTAGACGAATCTCAAAGTTTCGTTGTTCCTGGTTTACCTGATGAGATTGAATTCAAATTATCCCAATTGACAGAGGATCTGAGAAAACCAGATGACCAAAAGACTGTTTTTGACGAATTACTTGAGAAAGTTCGAGTTTCGGAGGAACGGAGCTATGGCATTGTTCATGATACATTTTATGAGCTAGAACCTGCATACATCAATTATTATCAGAAATTAAAGAAACCAAAATGTTGGCATTTTGGTCCGCTCTCTCATTTTGCATCGAAAATCCGTAGTAAGGAGCTAATTACTGAGCATAACAACAATGACATCGTTGTAGATTGGTTGAATGCGCAGAAACCTAAATCGGTTCTGTATGTATCTTTCGGAAGCATGGCTAGATTTCCTGAGAATCAGCTGAATGAAATAGCTCAAGCTCTACATGCTTCAAATGttccttttatttttgtattgagGCCTAATGAAGAAACAGCGTCCTGGTTACCAGTTGGTAATTTCGAGGACAAGACTAAAAAGGGTTTGTTCATCGTAGGGTGGGTCCCACAGCTGACGATCATGGAACATCCAGCAACAGGCGGGTTCATGACTCACTGTGGTACTAATTCGGTGCTTGAAGCAATCACTTTTGGCGTACCAATGATAACATGGCCACTTTATGCTGATCAGTTCTACAACGAGAAGGTAGTCGAGGTTAATGGATTGGGGATCAAAATCGGGATAGATGTATGGAACGATGGGATTGAGATCACAGGTCCTGTAATAGGAAGCGCAAAGATTAGAGAAGCAATTGAGAGACTAATGAGCAGTAATGACTCTGAGGAGATTATGAATATTAGGGATAGAGTTATGGCAATGAGCAAAATGGCTCAAGATGCAACAGATGAAGGTGGATCTTCATGGAACAATCTCACTGCTCTCATTCAACACATCAAGaattttaatcttaattaa
- the GAME17 gene encoding zeatin O-xylosyltransferase gives MDNKDDVAVVIAPLHLQSHLRQLLHFACRISSYGLPVYYLGLAASNREARQHSTTLNPCDIEKIHFHDLQIPNEDPPPDIPMHIWHASMRTREPIASFLGDISSKARRIVVVHDLLMSYNVQDISSYPNGESYVFHCLPIFDMYCSHYAPAAGFPIPLEEALLKRLPSNDGCYNPEDVEHHAKYLNHCMGKNAGDIFNTSQVIDGTAIVDSMANLATMQNKKLWALGPILLTQDHDKVQTKHFCLDWLNKQPPKSVIYVSFGTSTSFSAEQIKELAIGLELSKQKFIWVLRNADVGDPVNNKCEENRSGTLELPEGFEERVKGVGLVVREWAPQQEIFAHPSTGGFMSHCGWTSCLESIIEGVPIAAWPIQFDQPKNAFLVAEVLKIGLHVREWEQRNELVTASTIQNTVCKLMASEEGDMIRKRAQELRKAVKRSTEEGGVSRMELDSFIAHITR, from the coding sequence ATGGATAACAAAGATGATGTAGCTGTTGTGATAGCTCCATTACATCTTCAAAGCCATCTCCGACAACTTCTCCATTTTGCATGTAGAATTTCCTCCTATGGTCTACCGGTCTACTATCTCGGCTTAGCCGCCTCTAACCGTGAAGCTAGGCAACACTCGACTACCTTAAATCCTTGTGACATAGAGAAAATCCACTTCCATGACCTCCAAATTCCTAATGAAGATCCTCCTCCAGATATTCCCATGCATATTTGGCATGCTTCTATGCGAACACGTGAACCCATTGCTTCTTTCCTTGGAGATATCTCCTCAAAGGCAAGACGAATTGTTGTTGTTCATGATCTTTTAATGTCCTATAATGTTCAGGATATTTCTTCATATCCCAATGGAGAATCCTATGTATTTCATTGCCTACCTATTTTCGATATGTATTGTAGTCACTATGCCCCAGCTGCAGGATTCCCTATTCCACTTGAAGAAGCGCTTCTTAAAAGGCTACCTTCCAATGATGGATGTTACAACCCTGAGGATGTGGAGCACCATGCTAAGTATCTAAATCATTGCATGGGCAAGAATGCTGGTGATATCTTTAACACAAGTCAAGTAATTGATGGTACTGCTATTGTTGATTCCATGGCAAATCTTGCCACCATGCAAAACAAAAAGTTATGGGCATTAGGACCAATTCTCCTTACACAAGATCATGATAAGGTCCAAACCAAACACTTctgtttggattggcttaaCAAACAGCCTCCTAAATCAGTTATTTATGTGTCTTTTggaacatctacttcattttcaGCTGAACAAATCAAGGAGCTAGCAATTGGTTTAGAGCTAAGCAAACAAAAGTTCATATGGGTACTTAGAAATGCTGATGTAGGAGATCCTGTTAACAATAAATGCGAAGAGAATAGATCAGGAACACTTGAGTTGCCAGAAGGATTTGAAGAAAGGGTAAAAGGGGTTGGCTTAGTGGTGAGAGAATGGGCACCTCAACAAGAAATCTTCGCTCATCCGTCTACTGGTGGCTTCATGAGTCACTGTGGATGGACTTCTTGTTTAGAAAGCATTATTGAAGGTGTGCCAATAGCCGCTTGGCCTATCCAATttgatcaaccaaaaaatgctTTTTTAGTCGCGGAAGTGTTAAAAATAGGGCTCCATGTTAGGGAGTGGGAGCAGCGGAATGAGTTAGTGACTGCTTCCACCATTCAAAATACAGTTTGCAAATTAATGGCATCGGAAGAAGGTGATATGATTAGGAAAAGAGCACAAGAACTAAGGAAGGCTGTAAAGCGGTCCACGGAGGAAGGTGGTGTTTCTCGAATGGAGTTGGATTCTTTCATCGCGCATATCACAAGATAG